The sequence GTACTAATTTTAGGAAAGATTTTTGGCAGACATGAAATAAAGAAGTATAAAGTGgagtatattaaaattaatgattCCTAACAATCTTTCTTAGCATCGTCTTGTTGGCTCCCATGCCTGCACCTCTGCCGTGCCACTCATCCACGGGAGGCACACTGGGATATGAAGAGGATTCTAGCATGACAGGCATTGGAAATCAATAGCGTATTGCTTCCAGACATATGGTGAATCGAGCAGTTCTTTTTAAATGATCAGACTTTATTTCAGAAACATTACACTTTACCTGGAGTAAAAAATATACCTAAACATAAGTATATCAAGATTGTCACAATTTGCGTTTCACTAAGACCAAGGGCACAGTGAGATTCAGGACCGTGGCCGAATGTTACCAGCCGCCGCATGATTGGGAGGGCCACAGAAAAGTTCTCAGGAGGACTCTGAGCATCGAGACTTTCCTAATGCCTTGTCCTCTTAACACTGTGGCATTTCAGCCACACCCTGCTAACTGCTCGAGCTGGTGTCATCTTTGGTTAAGAcagcaatgtttttaaaaagagatttgaaACGCAGGTCCTGACCTCCAACCTGTATGCTTCAAGATAAGGCAGGCAGTCTGTGAGCATAGTGTTCCAAACACTGTAGAAGTATGGTCAGGGGTATAATTGATCCATTTTACCATATTCTGGACAAGACTGCGCTTGAAGCtttatacaaaacaaaacaacctgtTTATGAGGTTATCAGAACTATTCCTGAGATAGTTCTGCTAATGTTTAAATCAGTCCATTTAGTTTAGTACATAAATGCAAACCACATTGATATGTTTTCTATTGCTCTGGGGAATAGAAGATattgaaatgagaaagaaatttatcTGCAGTTTTAAGCAAAGAACACAGCTAAGGTGTGAGGGACGTTTACTTACCAGAATCAGTGTATTCTGAGTATAGGGGATAGTAATTAATGTACTCTGTCTCCTTATGAGAAAGTTCCAGATGACAGTGAATTTATAGTTAattgaaaactgattttttttttttaaaaaggggttttttgctttaaatgtgatcttttaatttcacttattaaaaacaaaattgagtACTTTTTGTGTAATGCTACATTTCTGAATTAAGTGATGCTATTTGGCAAACAGGTTGCATTTCAATTCTTTAAATTGTCAATGGTCTAACCACTTTTCTTCCAAAAGGatcatttagggaaaaaaaagctgTGCAATTAAGAAAGTTTTAGAGCActcatttgtgtatatttttaaagaaaacaagttCTAATTTGGGGATCTTTTAAGCCTGTCTAAAAAGAGAAGGATTTGCTTGATCTCTACCCTGTGATATTCGTATAGATTAGAAGATTCAAAAGAGCAGACACAAACTGAAGttaatctttgtcttttctgttcttcatttGTGTAATTGTTTATCAAAACACCTATTTGAccgttttttgtttatttgttttcttttgtcatttcagGTAATTGGGGGAAAAGCTATACAAGAATCATCAGATAAACTAGAGACTTCTAATCATGTGCTCTCTTGTATTGGAAGTACCCAAACTAATGGACCTTCTATTCCTGGTGAAGTTAAAACCTCACAGCTTTTTGATAGCACTAGAGTGGCTTCTTATAATGATACTGTCACACAAGCCACATTCACCAGGACTTACAATGGAACCAGCAGTCAGCCCATGATGTGTCAAAAGTCTGTGTGCAGCACCCTTGAAAACAAAGTTGATATTCTTCATGCAACAGTGCAGACAAAAACAGGTGCTTTGCAGGACCTTATTCAGCATAGCAGCCCCATAAACAGTGACTATCAGCCTTCCTTGGAAAAGAAGGATGATGAAATGGAGTATGTAATGATTAATCTGGAACCAGTTACtttcacttttgaaaaaaatgccTATCTACCAGTACAGACAGaagttgtaaatagagctgataAACCTACAACCTTTAATATGGAGTTGATTAAACAAGTAGCACCTGCTCCAAGTCTTAGACATCCTGTATCCACATTGGAAAAGGCACAAACATGGGATCTTAGGGATGTTCCATCTCTAGCAGTGTCAGGACAGAAAGGCATTAAGTACCTTTGTTCCTCAGTAAGTAGAGAGACACTTGCTAAAGAAATATGTCCATTACAGAAAGAGATGCCTCTTCCAGTCTCATCATCACCATCGGATAATGCAATGGTAATGGAGACATTATCATTAGTTAAAAGTCCTAGTTATCCATTACCCAGTGAAGAAATGAAACACACTCAAGAATTTTTTCTGCAGACTCAGAGTCTCTTTAGCATGTCTTCAGAAGAGATAATAGAGCCAACACAGGTTGAAGTAGCATCATCGTCAGCCTCCACCACCTTGGAAAAAATGAATTCACTAAGCTGCATTCCATCAAGAAGTAATATATCTGATGGCTTCTTGTTAGAACTAAGGAAGAATGACAAGAGTAGTCTAAATagtgaaaatatgaattttgagtCATTTAATTCAGCATTTACCAAACAAACCAGCCTATCTATGAATAGAGAAGAGCTTAGCCTAGAGTTATCAGAAGAAGATTCTGATATTGATCTAACTCTAACAATATCACCACCTACAAGTCCCAGAGAAGAAATGTCATCTGGTGAAATAGAGCAACTTCAAGAGGCCCCATTATCAAATTTAGAACTTCAAGATATAGCCAAAGAAATAGTTGAGCCAGAAGAGGTGACCCTCATAGAAAATAGAGAAGTGATTTCTGCTGAGTATATGTCAGTGCACCCTGTAGCGTCAGAAGAACCATTAGAAAACAAGAGGAAAGGTGATCATTTACAGCCAGTTACTTTAATACTTTCTAAAGAAAACTGCACCCTTGAGATTGCAGAGGAAATTAATGTTACCTCTGACTTTCCCTTTGATTCTGTAATTGAAGAAGTGTCACCAGCTTCTAGTCCTGACCCCCCAGTACCAACTGAAGAAACACGACCATCTCAGGCTATGTCTCCATGTAATTTAAAACTTCATGGTACACAGTGTGAGAAAAGTAACACATTCTCCCAGATTAGGTCTGGAGATTTAgccataacagaaaaaaaaaattcttttgttgGTCCCACCCATCCAGTAGGACAAGATAACTTAACTCATGTACAGCAAATTCACCTCTCTGCTGAAATGCCTCTGATAGTAACTAATCATCCAAGAAGACAAGGTAGATTAACCCTTCCTGGTAAAGTAACTGAGGAAATTGTCCAGAGTGGGTGTGCTGAGGCTTTGTCTTTCTCAGAAAAGGTGCAGGACCGTGGTACAGAGTTAAACCAGCCTGCCTCAGCTGCCGAATGTGGGGGTGACTTCAACCCTTCTCTTGAAAAACTGGTAAAATCAGGAAATTCATTGCAGCCAGCTAATATAGAGAACAGAAATTTAGACTTAAAACACCTTGTCTTGGGTGCCAGTGAACCTCCATTTAGTCCTAGAAAGATTACTGAAAGTAAGTCTTTGGCTGACACATTGGTTTCTACGACTGCTCCAAGTAGTATAGTGAGTGTGTCATTACAGCATACTAGCCCTGAAAGCATTAAGAAAAATCTCTTTAACAGTGATGTGAAAACAGACAAAGGCAATTATATTCAGGTTAAGTCCTCGAACTCGGATTCAAATGCAGTTGGTGGAGATGTTACACAGGCATACATGCACTCAGAGATCTCAAAATGTGGCTCTCTTTCAGATAGTGCTACATTAGCCCATTATACAGGACAAATTAATATAGAGCCAGGGTTTCAAACACAGGAAATACCAGTGCTCAGAATTGCCAGTTTGCTTAAGAATAGTGAAACTGAAACTGAGTTACATGAAGAAACCACAGGTCTAGGCGCTGTTGGCCCTCAGTCTAACACCACATCTccaaaaggcaaacaaaaaacaatccaaGTGTTGCAAGATATGTCAACATGTGAAACAAAAGAGTTGAATGGTGGGTTACTCCCCATGTATGCCAGTTCTTACCAAAATACAGCAGACACcagtgaaaatatcaataaagagccTTCTGCTTCCTTTGTTCCAAAATCCTTTGACTATCTTGTTTGTGGCATCTATAAAGAACACAGGGACAGTAAGAGCACTGGAGAGGGGCTCAGGGCGGAGGCAGAGGCTGAAGCCATGGGCAGAGACACGAAGGGCCGTGTGAGTGCTGGCATGCACTATGAACTGCTGTCTGGAGACACTGATCCAGACTCTCTTGGTGAATGCAAAAATCCCAAGTTAGACATGGAGGAGTCTTGCCCTTTGCGAGGTAGTCACATCAGGAAGAAAGAAGATGTCACCAAAGACGATTATGACTCTTTGGTGAACTTACGCACTAGTGATCATGACGACTGGGGCATATCTAACCGAGTTCCAGGTGTAAAGATGAGCCTTCCTCCCCGATACTGGGCCAGTggattaaagaaagaagagaagcgTGTTCCATGTTATATCCAAATCCGAGATCTCCATGGGATCCCCAGGACTTATGCCAACTTTATTATAACGAAAGAGCTCAAAGATACCACGAGAACTTTACATAGCCTGAGGAGGCACCCGGCTTTCGCCGCAAACCGCGGCCTGCTCAGCTCCTGGACAAGCACTTGGCAGGTGGCAGATGATCTCACCCAGAACACTTTAGATATAGAGTATCTGCGTTTTGCACATAAGCTAAAACAAACTGTAAAGTATGGGGGTTCTCAGGATTCTGCCTCTACTACCAGTGTCTTTCCAAAGGAGTCACCTGTCCAAACTGCTGTTGGAGCCTTCCCTTtgacagaaatatctgagacccCAGTTCTGGATCCTGTGTCTAGGAGCAGAAGCCCCCTTCTGGTGACAGTTGTGCACTCAGACCCCAGACAGCAGAGTCAGCACAGAAGAGGCCACACACCCAGCAATTTGGACAGCTCTTTCTCCTCTTGGAAGGAGAGATGTAGTTACAGTAGAAATCTTGTTACAGATTCTCAAAGAAATCACACTGTTCCTTTGCACCTCAACAAACTGAAATATAACAGTACTTTGAAAGAACCTCGGAATGATATTTCACTTATTCTTAATGAATATGCTGAGTTCAACAAGGTGATGATGAATAGCAACCAAGTAGTTTTCCAAGATAAAGAGTTAAATGTTGCTTCCGGAGAAGCCATGTCTCAAGAGATGTGTCTGTCTTTTCCAAGACAGTCAGCCTCCTATGAAGACATTATTACCGACTTGTGTACCAATTTgcatgtcaaactaaaaagtgtTATGAAAGAGGCTTGTAAAAGTACCTTCCTGTTCTACCTGGTTGAAACAGAAGACAAGTCATTCTTTGTAAGAACAAAGGTAAAGTGCCAGATTTTTCttatactttgtattattttgattgccttctatttttagttgattttagaaataataaatttagcaTTCTTGGTTTCAAAATGAAATAAGTGTGTGTGATGGTATTTAGGTTTCACAGCTCATTCTCTATCTGCATACAAAACATTTTCCTACAAGGGTCTGCTGTTTGTACTGTATTGGAAGATTTGTATGATGTTACAGAATTAGTGCAGTGACTTATCTTCACAAGAAGTTGCCAGTGTAGACTGCCCATAATCAAATGTAAGTGCAATCATATTTCATTGCTAAGATgcagtttttcaaaaattattattacctGTGGTTCCCCCATTAGTATGGATAGTTGAGAGGGACCTCTTTTGCTTTtggatgcaatttttaaaatttgaatgttAGTATAACTGATGTAATGGTGAGTACATGTTCCTTAAATTTAAATGACGTTATCATGGTGAAATTCTGACTTTAGAGGAGCGtgaatctgtctttttttttttgtctttttcgtgaccagcactcagccagtgagcgcactggccattcctatataggatccgaacccgcggcgggagcgttgccgcgctcccagcgcagcactctaccaagtgcgctaCGGGATCGGCCCGCGTGAATCTGTCTTGATTCACCATTAGCTTCCTCATTTCATCCTCTCAGAATTCATTTATCTTCTATTTTGTATacagacagaattttttttaatttaaaaaaaataatttcaggttTTAGAGGTTGCAGAAATAGTACCCTTCACCCACTTCCCCCAGTACTAACATCTTTGAACCATTTGCAAAAGTGTCCCATTACCCCTTGATACTTAAGTGTGTATTACCTGAGTACAAGGATACTCTTCTGTAGAATTACAGTACCACCCCCAAAACCAGGAAGTCAGCATTAATTCAGTGTGACTATCTACTCCACCCCAGTGTGGGTACAGGATCACAGGCGTATGTGCATGTTGTGTCTTCAGTCTGGAATAGTTCCTCTGTCATTCCTTATCATTTatgaccttgacaattttgaAGACTAGGCCGGTTATTTGGTAGAATTTCCTTCAATTTGTGTTCACGTgttgtttcttcatgatttaggCATTTTAGGCAAGAATGCCCAGATACAATGCTGTGCTCCTCTTCTCGGTGCATTTTATCAGGAGGCACTTGATGTCAATTTGCCCTCTCAATGATGTATTTCTTTCACTTGGTTAAGATGATCTCTGCTAGGTTTCTCCAAtataaagttaattaattaaaaggcATGTCTTAGTTATTAAGTGATTAAATGGGGAGATACTTGAGGTTATGTAAATATCCTGATCTTTATCAGACTTTAATCCCCAAGATTTAACTTCCTTTGATGACTCTTGCCCAAATCAGTTATTGCTATGATGGCTGCCAAATGGTGATACTCTCCTTccatcattcctt comes from Cynocephalus volans isolate mCynVol1 chromosome 6, mCynVol1.pri, whole genome shotgun sequence and encodes:
- the TASOR2 gene encoding protein TASOR 2 isoform X3; this encodes MAGPDHKSILELSENVLMSPWKGKLIIQGCMLCDITLWSTYGTVIPTLPQELDFKYVIKVSSLKKKLPEAAFRKQNYLEQKVCCQDLCFNLYKVELSNRQEEKVDKLTEYIKNKQLAIIKCLENRGFFILLTSSALISEPDLGDEKMGLYGLHLFHSPLSTGVEVLKIEDDISLKVIPILPALNCALLEAKKSPPEEEIRLNTLVKRNFQELYKVERSPSLTATPQDGIKETAFLEKLSNGFDLVPPAVKFPLESLAQLRSYFSDPSGYILEVSTTLDLLAEHPQSPGVSDGICDAGFSLVMTPDPEFLDSEAEIRKETETEKNFEEMLKAKKRTVLPLSPASNLRVQPKRKASMLPMVQSKRVNLCRPFPKRTASESDNVLDSPTTLKLVKGQFPQKRKRGAEVLTAQFVQKTKLDRKNQEAPISKDVPVATNAKRARKQEKSPVKTVPRAKPPVKKSPQKQRVNIVRGNQNPRIRKQPQPAKGETALPLQSEISSNGQEDGISMNTAQPENNTVAQKDLPENSIVNYDSQALNMLADLALSSATSSTPSSEPRNLPCSSELPPNNVLLSKESSLRGTSDHEYHRGVKSQKGGLSPMPSTDGSNLGSDLTVSQDEESLVPCSQAHAKAQSALTEETLESSDASQSSFVAVEHSYALLLAQHSKKHLQQRGISGPAFAKNGTKGPEAGTPVGKVMPFRHQQNTSPLQKLSEDQSLIKHKSRLMSSSLKNFYCSHRVFSCDGSFKVTFKCEAEYAFGLDSKYTNNPLEKTVIRALHGPWNTDLPDNVEEVKLLLHMWVALFYSTQNSVIQSSRKVVEHSNPTKYVSINSMLESFELGEMEESLSMGRCSADPLLETNETSKVHTAEMSFPDPNCLLPFIKPPPARSLDLCVQNEQKEIFTRVCHPDTPESRNFIYSCNNEVIGGKAIQESSDKLETSNHVLSCIGSTQTNGPSIPGEVKTSQLFDSTRVASYNDTVTQATFTRTYNGTSSQPMMCQKSVCSTLENKVDILHATVQTKTGALQDLIQHSSPINSDYQPSLEKKDDEMEYVMINLEPVTFTFEKNAYLPVQTEVVNRADKPTTFNMELIKQVAPAPSLRHPVSTLEKAQTWDLRDVPSLAVSGQKGIKYLCSSVSRETLAKEICPLQKEMPLPVSSSPSDNAMVMETLSLVKSPSYPLPSEEMKHTQEFFLQTQSLFSMSSEEIIEPTQVEVASSSASTTLEKMNSLSCIPSRSNISDGFLLELRKNDKSSLNSENMNFESFNSAFTKQTSLSMNREELSLELSEEDSDIDLTLTISPPTSPREEMSSGEIEQLQEAPLSNLELQDIAKEIVEPEEVTLIENREVISAEYMSVHPVASEEPLENKRKGDHLQPVTLILSKENCTLEIAEEINVTSDFPFDSVIEEVSPASSPDPPVPTEETRPSQAMSPCNLKLHGTQCEKSNTFSQIRSGDLAITEKKNSFVGPTHPVGQDNLTHVQQIHLSAEMPLIVTNHPRRQGRLTLPGKVTEEIVQSGCAEALSFSEKVQDRGTELNQPASAAECGGDFNPSLEKLVKSGNSLQPANIENRNLDLKHLVLGASEPPFSPRKITESKSLADTLVSTTAPSSIVSVSLQHTSPESIKKNLFNSDVKTDKGNYIQVKSSNSDSNAVGGDVTQAYMHSEISKCGSLSDSATLAHYTGQINIEPGFQTQEIPVLRIASLLKNSETETELHEETTGLGAVGPQSNTTSPKGKQKTIQVLQDMSTCETKELNGGLLPMYASSYQNTADTSENINKEPSASFVPKSFDYLVCGIYKEHRDSKSTGEGLRAEAEAEAMGRDTKGRVSAGMHYELLSGDTDPDSLGECKNPKLDMEESCPLRGSHIRKKEDVTKDDYDSLVNLRTSDHDDWGISNRVPGVKMSLPPRYWASGLKKEEKRVPCYIQIRDLHGIPRTYANFIITKELKDTTRTLHSLRRHPAFAANRGLLSSWTSTWQVADDLTQNTLDIEYLRFAHKLKQTVKYGGSQDSASTTSVFPKESPVQTAVGAFPLTEISETPVLDPVSRSRSPLLVTVVHSDPRQQSQHRRGHTPSNLDSSFSSWKERCSYSRNLVTDSQRNHTVPLHLNKLKYNSTLKEPRNDISLILNEYAEFNKVMMNSNQVVFQDKELNVASGEAMSQEMCLSFPRQSASYEDIITDLCTNLHVKLKSVMKEACKSTFLFYLVETEDKSFFVRTKNILRKGGHTEIEPQHFCQGFHRENDKLIVIIRNEDISSYLHQIPSLLKLKHFPSVVFAGIDSPEDVLDCTYQELFRTGGFVISDDKILETLTLVQLKEIVKILEKLNGNGRWKWLLHYRENKKLKEDVRVDSVAHKKNLILKSYQSANIIELLHYHQCDSQSSTKVETLKCLINLQIQHIDARFAVFLTDKPTVSREVLENSGILVTEVNNFIENIQKVAAPFRSSYW
- the TASOR2 gene encoding protein TASOR 2 isoform X2 — encoded protein: MAGPDHKSILELSENVLMSPWKGKLIIQGCMLCDITLWSTYGTVIPTLPQELDFKYVIKVSSLKKKLPEAAFRKQNYLEQKVCCQDLCFNLYKVELSNRQEEKVDKLTEYIKNKQLAIIKCLENRGFFILLTSSALISEPDLGDEKMGLYGLHLFHSPLSTGVEVLKIEDDISLKVIPILPALNCALLEAKKSPPEEEIRLNTLVKRNFQELYKVERSPSLTATPQDGIKETAFLEKLSNGFDLVPPAVKFPLESLAQLRSYFSDPSGYILEVSTTLDLLAEHPQSPGVSDGICDAGFSLVMTPDPEFLDSEAEIRKETETEKNFEEMLKAKKRTVLPLSPASNLRVQPKRKASMLPMVQSKRVNLCRPFPKRTASESDNVLDSPTTLKLVKGQFPQKRKRAKGETALPLQSEISSNGQEDGISMNTAQPENNTVAQKDLPENSIVNYDSQALNMLADLALSSATSSTPSSEPRNLPCSSELPPNNVLLSKESSLRGTSDHEYHRGVKSQKGGLSPMPSTDGSNLGSDLTVSQDEESLVPCSQAHAKAQSALTEETLESSDASQSSFVAVEHSYALLLAQHSKKHLQQRGISGPAFAKNGTKGPEAGTPVGKVMPFRHQQNTSPLQKLSEDQSLIKHKSRLMSSSLKNFYCSHRVFSCDGSFKVTFKCEAEYAFGLDSKYTNNPLEKTVIRALHGPWNTDLPDNVEEVKLLLHMWVALFYSTQNSVIQSSRKVVEHSNPTKYVSINSMLESFELGEMEESLSMGRCSADPLLETNETSKVHTAEMSFPDPNCLLPFIKPPPARSLDLCVQNEQKEIFTRVCHPDTPESRNFIYSCNNEVIGGKAIQESSDKLETSNHVLSCIGSTQTNGPSIPGEVKTSQLFDSTRVASYNDTVTQATFTRTYNGTSSQPMMCQKSVCSTLENKVDILHATVQTKTGALQDLIQHSSPINSDYQPSLEKKDDEMEYVMINLEPVTFTFEKNAYLPVQTEVVNRADKPTTFNMELIKQVAPAPSLRHPVSTLEKAQTWDLRDVPSLAVSGQKGIKYLCSSVSRETLAKEICPLQKEMPLPVSSSPSDNAMVMETLSLVKSPSYPLPSEEMKHTQEFFLQTQSLFSMSSEEIIEPTQVEVASSSASTTLEKMNSLSCIPSRSNISDGFLLELRKNDKSSLNSENMNFESFNSAFTKQTSLSMNREELSLELSEEDSDIDLTLTISPPTSPREEMSSGEIEQLQEAPLSNLELQDIAKEIVEPEEVTLIENREVISAEYMSVHPVASEEPLENKRKGDHLQPVTLILSKENCTLEIAEEINVTSDFPFDSVIEEVSPASSPDPPVPTEETRPSQAMSPCNLKLHGTQCEKSNTFSQIRSGDLAITEKKNSFVGPTHPVGQDNLTHVQQIHLSAEMPLIVTNHPRRQGRLTLPGKVTEEIVQSGCAEALSFSEKVQDRGTELNQPASAAECGGDFNPSLEKLVKSGNSLQPANIENRNLDLKHLVLGASEPPFSPRKITESKSLADTLVSTTAPSSIVSVSLQHTSPESIKKNLFNSDVKTDKGNYIQVKSSNSDSNAVGGDVTQAYMHSEISKCGSLSDSATLAHYTGQINIEPGFQTQEIPVLRIASLLKNSETETELHEETTGLGAVGPQSNTTSPKGKQKTIQVLQDMSTCETKELNGGLLPMYASSYQNTADTSENINKEPSASFVPKSFDYLVCGIYKEHRDSKSTGEGLRAEAEAEAMGRDTKGRVSAGMHYELLSGDTDPDSLGECKNPKLDMEESCPLRGSHIRKKEDVTKDDYDSLVNLRTSDHDDWGISNRVPGVKMSLPPRYWASGLKKEEKRVPCYIQIRDLHGIPRTYANFIITKELKDTTRTLHSLRRHPAFAANRGLLSSWTSTWQVADDLTQNTLDIEYLRFAHKLKQTVKYGGSQDSASTTSVFPKESPVQTAVGAFPLTEISETPVLDPVSRSRSPLLVTVVHSDPRQQSQHRRGHTPSNLDSSFSSWKERCSYSRNLVTDSQRNHTVPLHLNKLKYNSTLKEPRNDISLILNEYAEFNKVMMNSNQVVFQDKELNVASGEAMSQEMCLSFPRQSASYEDIITDLCTNLHVKLKSVMKEACKSTFLFYLVETEDKSFFVRTKNILRKGGHTEIEPQHFCQGFHRENDKLIVIIRNEDISSYLHQIPSLLKLKHFPSVVFAGIDSPEDVLDCTYQELFRTGGFVISDDKILETLTLVQLKEIVKILEKLNGNGRWKWLLHYRENKKLKEDVRVDSVAHKKNLILKSYQSANIIELLHYHQCDSQSSTKVETLKCLINLQIQHIDARFAVFLTDKPTVSREVLENSGILVTEVNNFIENIQKVAAPFRSSYW
- the TASOR2 gene encoding protein TASOR 2 isoform X4, whose protein sequence is MGLYGLHLFHSPLSTGVEVLKIEDDISLKVIPILPALNCALLEAKKSPPEEEIRLNTLVKRNFQELYKVERSPSLTATPQDGIKETAFLEKLSNGFDLVPPAVKFPLESLAQLRSYFSDPSGYILEVSTTLDLLAEHPQSPGVSDGICDAGFSLVMTPDPEFLDSEAEIRKETETEKNFEEMLKAKKRTVLPLSPASNLRVQPKRKASMLPMVQSKRVNLCRPFPKRTASESDNVLDSPTTLKLVKGQFPQKRKRGAEVLTAQFVQKTKLDRKNQEAPISKDVPVATNAKRARKQEKSPVKTVPRAKPPVKKSPQKQRVNIVRGNQNPRIRKQPQPAKGETALPLQSEISSNGQEDGISMNTAQPENNTVAQKDLPENSIVNYDSQALNMLADLALSSATSSTPSSEPRNLPCSSELPPNNVLLSKESSLRGTSDHEYHRGVKSQKGGLSPMPSTDGSNLGSDLTVSQDEESLVPCSQAHAKAQSALTEETLESSDASQSSFVAVEHSYALLLAQHSKKHLQQRGISGPAFAKNGTKGPEAGTPVGKVMPFRHQQNTSPLQKLSEDQSLIKHKSRLMSSSLKNFYCSHRVFSCDGSFKVTFKCEAEYAFGLDSKYTNNPLEKTVIRALHGPWNTDLPDNVEEVKLLLHMWVALFYSTQNSVIQSSRKVVEHSNPTKYVSINSMLESFELGEMEESLSMGRCSADPLLETNETSKVHTAEMSFPDPNCLLPFIKPPPARSLDLCVQNEQKEIFTRVCHPDTPESRNFIYSCNNEVIGGKAIQESSDKLETSNHVLSCIGSTQTNGPSIPGEVKTSQLFDSTRVASYNDTVTQATFTRTYNGTSSQPMMCQKSVCSTLENKVDILHATVQTKTGALQDLIQHSSPINSDYQPSLEKKDDEMEYVMINLEPVTFTFEKNAYLPVQTEVVNRADKPTTFNMELIKQVAPAPSLRHPVSTLEKAQTWDLRDVPSLAVSGQKGIKYLCSSVSRETLAKEICPLQKEMPLPVSSSPSDNAMVMETLSLVKSPSYPLPSEEMKHTQEFFLQTQSLFSMSSEEIIEPTQVEVASSSASTTLEKMNSLSCIPSRSNISDGFLLELRKNDKSSLNSENMNFESFNSAFTKQTSLSMNREELSLELSEEDSDIDLTLTISPPTSPREEMSSGEIEQLQEAPLSNLELQDIAKEIVEPEEVTLIENREVISAEYMSVHPVASEEPLENKRKGDHLQPVTLILSKENCTLEIAEEINVTSDFPFDSVIEEVSPASSPDPPVPTEETRPSQAMSPCNLKLHGTQCEKSNTFSQIRSGDLAITEKKNSFVGPTHPVGQDNLTHVQQIHLSAEMPLIVTNHPRRQGRLTLPGKVTEEIVQSGCAEALSFSEKVQDRGTELNQPASAAECGGDFNPSLEKLVKSGNSLQPANIENRNLDLKHLVLGASEPPFSPRKITESKSLADTLVSTTAPSSIVSVSLQHTSPESIKKNLFNSDVKTDKGNYIQVKSSNSDSNAVGGDVTQAYMHSEISKCGSLSDSATLAHYTGQINIEPGFQTQEIPVLRIASLLKNSETETELHEETTGLGAVGPQSNTTSPKGKQKTIQVLQDMSTCETKELNGGLLPMYASSYQNTADTSENINKEPSASFVPKSFDYLVCGIYKEHRDSKSTGEGLRAEAEAEAMGRDTKGRVSAGMHYELLSGDTDPDSLGECKNPKLDMEESCPLRGSHIRKKEDVTKDDYDSLVNLRTSDHDDWGISNRVPGVKMSLPPRYWASGLKKEEKRVPCYIQIRDLHGIPRTYANFIITKELKDTTRTLHSLRRHPAFAANRGLLSSWTSTWQVADDLTQNTLDIEYLRFAHKLKQTVKYGGSQDSASTTSVFPKESPVQTAVGAFPLTEISETPVLDPVSRSRSPLLVTVVHSDPRQQSQHRRGHTPSNLDSSFSSWKERCSYSRNLVTDSQRNHTVPLHLNKLKYNSTLKEPRNDISLILNEYAEFNKVMMNSNQVVFQDKELNVASGEAMSQEMCLSFPRQSASYEDIITDLCTNLHVKLKSVMKEACKSTFLFYLVETEDKSFFVRTKNILRKGGHTEIEPQHFCQGFHRENDKLIVIIRNEDISSYLHQIPSLLKLKHFPSVVFAGIDSPEDVLDCTYQELFRTGGFVISDDKILETLTLVQLKEIVKILEKLNGNGRWKWLLHYRENKKLKEDVRVDSVAHKKNLILKSYQSANIIELLHYHQCDSQSSTKVETLKCLINLQIQHIDARFAVFLTDKPTVSREVLENSGILVTEVNNFIENIQKVAAPFRSSYW